Proteins from one Ricinus communis isolate WT05 ecotype wild-type chromosome 9, ASM1957865v1, whole genome shotgun sequence genomic window:
- the LOC125371134 gene encoding uncharacterized protein LOC125371134, translated as MTCTCRRWDLTGIPCYHTVCAIWYNNENPEFYIHDFYKVETYLKCYSHLINPTTSKKIWPKATAPPVLSPKPIKPRKGRPARKRRLEEEEMEGLIINAKVTKKGSVMTCTVCGAKGHNKRFHGAGASIRREKLLVKRKTKKQQKEKESNAATIAAQNVDDQPDNVATTDTAPLGRASTFDNLSPLIPLSQLFNVTLSAKESEKPPVHSTTSLSKPTSKKSKNINDLLSELPLDLAIGSLSET; from the exons ATGACATGTACATGTAGGAGGTGGGATCTAACTGGAATACCTTGTTATCATACTGTATGTGCAATTTGGTATAACAATGAGAACCctgaattttatatacatgacTTCTACAAGGTTGAAACATACCTAAAATGCTATAGCCATTTGATTAACCCAACCActagtaaaaaaatttggcCCAAGGCAACTGCCCCACCAGTCTTATCCCCCAAACCAATAAAACCTAGAAAAGGCAGACCTGCTAGAAAGAGAAGGTTAGAGGAAGAAGAGATGGAGGGTCTGATCATAAATGCTAAGGTGACCAAGAAGGGCTCTGTTATGACATGCACAGTTTGTGGTGCTAAGGGCCACAACAAGAGGTTTCATGGTGCTGGTGCTTCTATAAGGAGGGAAAAACTGCTT GTAAAGAGGAAGACAAAAAAACagcaaaaggaaaaggaatcAAATGCTGCAACTATTGCTGCACAGAATGTAGATGACCAACCTGATAATGTAGCTACTACAGACACGGCTCCTTTAGGGAGAGCTTCAACATTTGATAATTTGTCACCGCTAATACCATTGTCACAG TTATTCAATGTAACACTATCAGCAAAAGAATCAGAAAAACCTCCAGTTCACTCTACTACATCACTTTCAAAACCTACCAGCAAGAAGAGTAAAAACATTAATGATTTGTTGAGTGAGCTGCCACTAGATCTGGCCATTGGAAGTCTTTCAGAAACATAA